The following coding sequences lie in one Glycine soja cultivar W05 chromosome 16, ASM419377v2, whole genome shotgun sequence genomic window:
- the LOC114389777 gene encoding uncharacterized protein LOC114389777 translates to MIILSYNFRGLGRGVKWAAVRRLIVKHKVHLVCLQETKRENFNKSICQAISGDSTGHWDFVPSVEAVGGLLCMWNNSTFVVERKEKGRSFLMLEGTCCCNNQKLIFVNVYAPCDLVGKKALWDELRQLKASNPSGMWCFLGDFNSIRSSQERISLSQRRADPYDIAALNQWIDDMELQEIKCSGNSFTWIRPNGCVKSRLDRFLVSQNWLSLWPESCQTVLQRNLSDHCPSILQTNMVDWGPKPFMVFDWWLQQKGYQKMWSKAEGNINPKKVLNIQQKLNEVEDLTAHRNLTDQEIKDKTLLQQELWNASNAFESLLRQKSRARWLKEGDYNTAYFHKYMNFRRAYNNIPGIFIYGEWIQQPDAVKNEAAANFFHNRFTEQMHSRPTLDGVHFKSIS, encoded by the exons ATGATAATTCTCTCCTATAATTTTAGAGGTTTGGGGAGGGGAGTCAAGTGGGCTGCTGTTAGAAGGCTCATTGTAAAGCACAAAGTGCATCTTGTCTGCCtccaagaaaccaagagggagAACTTTAATAAAAGTATTTGCCAGGCCATTTCGGGAGACTCCACTGGTCATTGGGATTTTGTTCCATCTGTGGAAGCTGTTGGTGGCCTTTTATGTATGTGGAATAACTCCACCTTTGTGGtagaaaggaaggaaaaaggtAGAAGCTTCTTAATGCTTGAAGGCACATGTTGTTGTAATAATCAGAAGTTGATATTTGTCAATGTTTATGCTCCTTGTGATTTGGTTGGGAAGAAAGCTTTATGGGATGAGTTGAGGCAGCTGAAGGCTTCTAATCCTAGTGGAATGTGGTGTTTCCTTGGGGACTTCAATAGCATTAGAAGTTCTCAGGAAAGAATCAGCTTATCTCAAAGAAGGGCAGATCCTTATGACATTGCAGCCTTGAATCAGTGGATTGATGATATGGAGCTTCAGGAAATTAAATGTTCTGGGAATAGCTTTACTTGGATTAGGCCTAATGGCTGTGTGAAAAGTAGGCTTGATAGATTCTTGGTCTCACAGAATTGGCTATCTCTTTGGCCTGAGAGCTGCCAAACTGTCCTTCAAAGGAACCTCTCTGATCATTGCCCGTCTATATTGCAAACTAACATGGTGGACTGGGGCCCAAAGCCCTTTATGGTGTTTGACTGGTGGCTGCAGCAAAAGGGGTACCAAAAAATG TGGAGCAAAGCAGAGGGGAATATTAATCCTAAGAAGGTCCTTAATATTCAGCAGAAGCTAAATGAAGTGGAGGATCTAACTGCTCATCGAAATCTGACTGATCAAGAGATTAAGGACAAAACTTTACTTCAGCAGGAGTTATGGAATGCCTCTAATGCTTTTGAATCTTTATTGAGACAAAAATCTAGGGCCAGATGGCTGAAGGAGGGGGACTACAACACTGCTTACTTTCACAAATACATGAATTTCAGGAGAGCTTATAATAATATTCCAGGTATATTTATATATGGGGAGTGGATCCAGCAACCTGATGCAGTGAAAAATGAAGCTGCTGCCAACTTCTTCCATAATAGATTCACTGAGCAGATGCATTCTAGACCTACCTTGGATGGAGTTCACTTCAAATCTATTTCTTAG
- the LOC114390167 gene encoding cytochrome P450 CYP82D47-like, producing MDPASYVQTIAGILALLIAYIVFRSIKSPNGSKQRKGNQVPEPRGALPFIGHVHLLNARKPYFRTFSAIAEKYGPIFILKLGCHPTLVVNSREIAKECLTTNDKVFASRPITSAGKILGYNNAVFGFSPYGKYWREIRKMATLEILSSYKLEKLKHVRDTETLSLVKDLYSSISYPKNVNGSTTHVPISNLLEHMSFNIIVRMIAGKRFGGDTVNQEDNEAWRLRNAIRDATYLCGVFVAADAIPSLSWIDFQGYVSFMKRTNKEIDLILEKWLEEHLRKRGEEKDGKCESDFMDVMISAFQEEEEICGYKREMVIKATSVLLILTASGSTAITLTWALSLLLNHPKVLKAAQKELDTHLGKERWVQESDIKNLTYLQAIIKETLRLYPPAPLTGIREVMEDCCVAGYHVPKGTRLLINLWNLQRDPKVWPNPNKFEPERFLTTHHDINFMSQNFELIPFSIGRRSCPRMTFGLQVLHLTLARLLQGFDICTKDGAEVDMTEGLGVALPKEHGLQVMLQPRLPLGLYERL from the exons ATGGATCCTGCTTCATATGTCCAAACTATTGCAGGAATCTTAGCATTGTTAATTGCATACATTGTGTTTAGGTCCATTAAATCTCCTAATGGATCTAAACAAAGAAAGGGTAACCAAGTACCCGAACCTCGTGGTGCTTTACCTTTCATAGGTCATGTCCATCTTCTCAATGCTAGAAAACCGTATTTCAGGACCTTTTCGGCCATTGCTGAGAAATATGGTCCAATTTTCATTCTCAAATTGGGTTGCCACCCCACCTTAGTCGTGAATAGCAGGGAAATTGCCAAGGAGTGCCTCACAACTAATGACAAAGTTTTTGCCTCAAGGCCTATCACATCAGCAGGGAAAATCTTAGGTTACAACAATGCAGTTTTTGGTTTTTCCCCTTATGGGAAGTATTGGCGCGAAATTAGAAAAATGGCCACCCTTGAGATCCTCTCAAGCTATAAGCTTGAAAAGCTAAAGCATGTGAGAGACACTGAAACATTGTCTCTTGTCAAAGACCTGTACTCATCAATATCATATCCAAAGAACGTGAATGGCTCAACAACTCACGTGCCTATAAGCAATTTATTGGAGCACATGTCCTTCAATATAATTGTGAGGATGATAGCTGGGAAGAGATTTGGAGGGGACACAGTTAATCAAGAAGACAATGAGGCATGGAGGCTAAGAAACGCTATCAGAGATGCCACATATCTATGTGGTGTTTTTGTGGCAGCAGACGCTATTCCATCCCTTAGTTGGATTGATTTCCAAGGGTATGTGAGTTTCATGAAGAGGACTAATAAGGAAATAGACCTTATTCTTGAGAAGTGGCTGGAAGAACATCTAAGAAAGAGAGGTGAGGAGAAGGACGGTAAATGTGAAAGCGACTTCATGGATGTGATGATATCTGCTTTCCAAGAGGAAGAAGAGATTTGTGGTTATAAGCGGGAGATGGTTATCAAAGCAACATCAGTG CTTCTTATCCTTACTGCCTCAGGAAGCACAGCCATAACACTAACATGGGCACTCTCCTTGCTCCTAAACCATCCAAAGGTCCTAAAAGCAGCCCAAAAAGAACTGGACACCCATTTAGGAAAAGAAAGATGGGTCCAAGAATCTGACATAAAAAACCTCACTTATCTACAAGCCATTATCAAAGAGACCCTTCGTTTGTACCCTCCAGCACCTTTAACTGGGATAAGGGAAGTTATGGAGGATTGTTGTGTGGCCGGGTACCATGTCCCAAAGGGAACACGTTTGCTTATTAACCTATGGAACTTGCAAAGGGATCCAAAAGTTTGGCCCAACCCTAATAAGTTTGAACCCGAGAGGTTCCTCACCACTCATCATGACATTAACTTTATGAGTCAAAACTTCGAGTTGATCCCATTTAGCATTGGAAGAAGGTCATGTCCTAGAATGACATTTGGGTTGCAAGTCTTGCACTTGACTCTGGCTCGATTGCTTCAAGGGTTTGATATTTGCACAAAGGATGGAGCTGAGGTTGATATGACTGAAGGGTTAGGAGTAGCCTTGCCTAAGGAACACGGACTTCAAGTTATGCTCCAACCACGTCTTCCATTGGGGCTTTATGAACGACTTTGA